The genomic region CGCCTTTTGCTTTGAACCAGCTGGGACTTGACGCTAACCGCCGCTTGAGTACATTAACTTCTTTGCGGGGGACACGTGGACGCGCGCTGGGACTTGACGCTAACCGCCGCTTGAGTACATTAACCATAGGAGCTACTATGCCATGTTTTATGCTGGGACTTGACGCTAACCGCCGCTTGAGTACATTAATTGCCGTTAGCTTCGGGCTTCGCTTCTGAGCTGGGACTTGACGCTAACCGCCGCTTGAGTACATTCGGATAGACGTGCGCAAAGCTGTCACGTGAGCTGGGACTTGACGCTAACCGCCGCTTGAGTACATTACTATGCACACAATAGGCAATAACAGACAGCTGGGACTTGACGCTAACCGCCGCTTGAGTACATTATACCCCCTGTAATCCCCATGTATTGCAGGGGGTTTGGCGTGATTCCCGGCTCAAAAAAGCATCAATTGCTCCGGCGGTTTTTCGGTTGGAGCCCGTTTTTTCCCCAGAAACACCTGCATACGGGCGAACTGCCGGTCGGTAACTGTAACCAGTCTGACCTCACCGGCCGGGGGCAGCATCTGTTTAATCCGCTGCCGGAACACCTCGGCTCGCTCGTCGCTGTCACAATAACGGGCATAGACTGAGAACTGAAGCATAGAGAAACCCTGCTTGAGCAGCCCCACTCGAAACCGTGAATAGTCATGGCGGGCCTTGGGGGAGTCCACCGGGAGATCAAACATCGACATCAGCCACACGGCACGGTACCCCGACAGATTGCGCTGGTTGGGAGCCATATCATAGTATCGGCAGATACAATCTGCTTCGTTCTCCGGTATAGACACCGGCAAGCGACGCTGTCACTCCGGTCAGCAGGTCAAACAAGGTTCGCTTTTCCTTATCAGCTTCAAAGCGGCGTGACGCCAGCCCGCCTATCAGCGCCGCCTTGCAGTCTTTGTCCAGCGGAACGGTGGCGCCGCGCTCGCGGACAAGTTGGACTACGATCTCATCGACCAGGGGGCGGTACGGTTCCATAAGATCATCAGCCAGACAAAAAGTATCGTATCGGTTATG from Candidatus Zixiibacteriota bacterium harbors:
- the cas2 gene encoding CRISPR-associated endonuclease Cas2, with amino-acid sequence MAPNQRNLSGYRAVWLMSMFDLPVDSPKARHDYSRFRVGLLKQGFSMLQFSVYARYCDSDERAEVFRQRIKQMLPPAGEVRLVTVTDRQFARMQVFLGKKRAPTEKPPEQLMLF